CTTCTAGCTCATTCATTAACTTCATGGCTTCGATAATACAGAGGGTTTGGCCCTTGTTCACCCGTTCGCCGTTGCGGACAAAATCGGCTTCTCCTGGGGCTGGTGCACTATAAAAGGTTCCCACCATGGGCGCTGTCACATCAACCCAGTGACTGGGGGTGGACTTACGACCGGTAGGCGCTGCCTCAGCCGGGGCAGGGGGGGGAGGGGCAGCAGCAACCGGAGCAGGAGGAGGACTCATCGATTCGGTGACTGCAGCAGCCGGGATCCCTTTGCGCAGGGTAAGGCGAAAGTCCTTTAACTCCAGAGTGAGTTCAGTGATGGTACTCTCTTCCAGGGCGGAGAGCAAAAGCCGAATCTCTTGCCAATTGACAACATCCAAGGGAAGGTTCACTCCTAGTTCATCACCTATCCACAACGGCAAAACCGACCGAATCTACTCACGGCCCAGGTAACTATCGGTACGAGTATCGACGCGAATCCGTTCCCCAACCTTAATGAACAGGGGCACCTGCACTTCCGCGCCGGTTTCTAGCTTGGCAGGTTTGGTTCCACCCGTGGCAGTATCTCCCTTCACGCCGGGATCCGTCTCAACAACTTCTAGGGTGACGGTATTGGGCAATTCCACATCGATCACCTGCCCATTCCAACGCAGGATTGCCACCTCCATGTTTTCTTTCAAATACTTCA
The sequence above is a segment of the Synechococcus sp. Nb3U1 genome. Coding sequences within it:
- the accB gene encoding acetyl-CoA carboxylase biotin carboxyl carrier protein yields the protein MDVVNWQEIRLLLSALEESTITELTLELKDFRLTLRKGIPAAAVTESMSPPPAPVAAAPPPPAPAEAAPTGRKSTPSHWVDVTAPMVGTFYSAPAPGEADFVRNGERVNKGQTLCIIEAMKLMNELEAETAGVVTEILVSNGQSVEFGQVLMRLDPTG